A portion of the Symphalangus syndactylus isolate Jambi chromosome 13, NHGRI_mSymSyn1-v2.1_pri, whole genome shotgun sequence genome contains these proteins:
- the LOC129459379 gene encoding small ribosomal subunit protein uS17-like produces the protein MADIRTERAHQKQLIIFQNKKRVLLGEAGKEKLPWYYKNIGLGFKTPKEAIEGTYIDKKCPFTGNVSIRGRILSGVVTEMKMQRTTVIRRDYLHYIHKYNRFEKRHKNMSVHLSPCFRDVQIGDIVTVGERRLCRPLSKTVRFNMLKVTKAAGTKKQFQKF, from the coding sequence ATGGCGGACATTCGGACTGAGCGTGCCCACCAAAAGCAGCTGATCATCTTTCAAAACAAGAAGAGGGTCCTGCTGGGAGAAGCTGGCAAGGAGAAGCTCCCGTGGTACTACAAGAACATCGGTCTGGGCTTCAAGACACCCAAAGAGGCTATCGAGGGCACCTACATTGACAAGAAATGCCCCTTCACTGGGAATGTGTCCATTCGAGGGCGGATCCTCTCTGGTGTGGTGACCGAGATGAAGATGCAGAGGACCACTGTCATCCGCCGAGACTACCTGCACTACATCCACAAGTACAACCGCTTCGAGAAGCGCCACAAGAACATGTCTGTACACCTGTCCCCCTGCTTCAGGGACGTCCAGATCGGTGACATAGTCACAGTGGGCGAGCGCCGGCTTTGCCGGCCTCTGAGCAAGACAGTGCGCTTCAATATGCTCAAGGTCACCAAGGCTGCCGGCACCAAGAAACAGTTCCAGAAGTTCTGA